One window of Branchiostoma lanceolatum isolate klBraLanc5 chromosome 6, klBraLanc5.hap2, whole genome shotgun sequence genomic DNA carries:
- the LOC136437542 gene encoding golgin subfamily A member 6-like protein 1, with product MTEAMKMKEAMKMKEAMKMKMKEAMMVKARKKEAMVKAMKKGEMKKEAMTKVMKKEEMMEAMMMTVMKKKMVMKGRKKQERRRKKVEKKREVESQNEGAWEAKKKGLESKKEAHGSKKDSEMEEKRRAFMDDLLETLEFEKQFSEKGIMSPHEEKAAKETREFLKFGQSWREKKFHHREPEREMSDRAREEERKIAQQLENLLHKDSKGSAAEKKAEELFEILE from the exons atgaagatgaaggaggcgatgaTGGTGAAGGCGAGGAAGAAGGAGGCGATGGTGAAGGCGATGAAGAAGGGGGAGATGAAGAAGGAGGCGATGACGAAGGTGATGAAGAAGGAGGAGATGATGgaggcgatgatgatgacggtgatgaagaagaagatggtGATGAAGGGGAGGAAGAAGCAGGAGCGGAGGAGGAAGAAGGTGGAGAAGAAGAGGGAAGTGGAGAGTCAGAACGAAGGG GCCTGGGAGGCAAAGAAGAAAGGTCTGGAATCAAAGAAAGAGGCGCACGGCTCTAAGAAAGACAGCGAAATGGAAGAGAAGCGACGCGCCTTCATGGACGATCTCCTGGAGACACTTGAGTTCGAGAAGCAGTTCTCCGAAAAAGGCATTATGTCACCTCACGAAGAAAAGGCTGCAAAGGAAACCCGCGAGTTTCTGAAGTTCGGTCAATCTTGGAGGGAGAAGAAGTTCCATCACCGTGAGCCCGAGAGGGAAATGTCAGACCGCGCCAGAGAAGAGGAACGTAAAATCGCACAACAGCTGGAGAATCTACTCCATAAAGATAGCAAAGGCTCTGCTGCGGAAAAGAAGGCAGAGGAACTGTTTGAGATACTAGAATAG